In Passer domesticus isolate bPasDom1 unplaced genomic scaffold, bPasDom1.hap1 HAP1_SCAFFOLD_44, whole genome shotgun sequence, a single window of DNA contains:
- the LOC135292682 gene encoding U2 small nuclear ribonucleoprotein B''-like → MAGQDPRPDHSICTNSLEEKSRKDAGGLRVSLELEQSLGAIFWPFGQILDILVRRSLRLRGQAFVPSEEMSSGTNAPRSLQGFPFHGSPRETETGARIQHARPGSASAAEGKGTLVERERERDKRGAKGGEAPAPKRAGPERRGSAGEGAVGKAPKHILFLPQLPEEPEELMLSVLCTRVALVPGRRDIAWLQLDTEVQAGAAREALQGSSITQSSARKISCAKR, encoded by the exons ATGGCGGGGCAGGACCCCCGGCCCGACCACAGCATCTGCACCaacagcctggaggagaagagCCGGAAGGACGCTGGGGGGCTGAgagtgtccctgg agctggagcagtccCTGGGCGCCATTTTCTGGCCCTTTGGgcagattttggacattttggtGCGGCGCAGTCTCCGCCTGCGGGGCCAGGCCTTCGTCCCCTCCGAGGAGATGAGCAGCGGCACCAACGCCCCGcgctccctgcagggcttccccTTCCACGGCAGCCCACGGGAGACAGAGACTGGGGCA CGGATCCAGCACGCCCGGCCGGGCTCGGCCAGCGCGGCCGAGGGGAAGGGAACGTTGgtggagcgggagcgggagcgggacaAGCGCGGAGCCAAGGGGGGAGAGGCCCCGGCCCCAAAGAGAGCGGGGCCGGAGCGCAGGGGCAGCGCAGGGGAGGGAG ctgtgggaaaagccccGAAGCACATCCtgttcctgccccagctccctgaggagcCCGAGGAGCTGATGCTCTCCGTGCTCTGCACCA GAGTTGCGCTGGTGCCCGGGCGCCGCGACATCGCCTGGCTGCAGTTGGACACCGAGGTGCAGGCGGGCGCCGCCCGcgaggccctgcagggctccagcaTCACCCAGAGCAGCGCCAGGAAGATCTCCTGCGCCAAAAGGTGA